A stretch of DNA from Prochlorococcus marinus str. SB:
AAATTTTTGAAGTTAAATTTTTAATCACTCTCCCAATAATCAATAATACCGCCAATTGTTAAATCGGTTTGAACTTCTGGATTAGGGCATGCAAATCGAGCCGCAGAGCCACTAGCAGTAAAAACCCAGTTCCCTTCTCTAGCACCAACAGGATCAACAGCGACTAATTTCTTTCCTTTATTATTTTCTAAAATTCTTAAATTCATGTGACCTAAGCCTGCGACTCTTTGAGTACATACCATCCTTCCCAGAACCTTCATTATTTCCATAATTTCTATTCTCCTAGATTTTTGGGTTATCAGGATCCCAATGATCTATTATTCCAACAATCGTTAAATCGCTTGGATAAGATTTGCTTCCTGCAGCTTCCCTAGCAGC
This window harbors:
- a CDS encoding carboxysome peptide B, with the protein product MEIMKVLGRMVCTQRVAGLGHMNLRILENNKGKKLVAVDPVGAREGNWVFTASGSAARFACPNPEVQTDLTIGGIIDYWESD